ATCCGCCACAAGCACTGCAGCTACATGTCCAAGTATAtgcctttttcttcctttttccccCTTAAATTTTGAACATTTTTGCCTGCGTTTTTTTGAGTATTTCTTAATTATTTGGTTTCTTTTGGCAGAATTGAAACTGGGATTTTCTGTAGAAACCCCTATAACGTTACCGGGATTTGTAACCGGAGCTCCTGCCCTCTAGCTAATAGTCGTTACGCCACCATTCGCGACCATGACGGTACTTTTTGcctattttttttaaggaattaCTTACTTGATCGATATGCCAGTCAATATTTGATTATTTCAGTAATTGGGATTTGATTTCTGATCGTTTTAGCCGATTTTCCAAATTTCTGGTTATGTTGATATCAACAATTCGCTCCTACGCCGGCGGCAATGTATGAATTATTTGTATTTGCTGTGTTTGTTTCCTGCAGGAGTCTTCTATCTTTATATGAAAACTATAGAGAGAGCTCATATGCCGAACAAATTATGGGAAAGAGTTAAGTTGCCGCGGAATTATGAGAAAGCACTTGAAATTATTGACAAGCATCTGGTATTTGAAACCCTTTGGACCCTCTTTTAACTGTTTATTACTTCACTTGTAAGCTTTCACGAAGTCGTTAATCACATTGACTTTTCTCATTTGGCAGATGTATTGGCCTAAGTTTCTCGTGCACAAAACAAAGCAACGGCTAACTAAAATGACTCAGATGCGGATACGCATGAGGAAGcttgctttaaaaacaaggTTGGTATCTTCTGAATTTGTAACGCTTTTTGTCTGTGCATTGAATGTTCACTCATCTAATAATTATTGTTCTTTAAAAAAGTTGCCTGGAAAGTGGCTTCAGAGAACTGGTTTCATTACCTTCCAAAATGTCCATCTTAAGGAAGCTATGTTGAGCTGTTGTATCATGACAATTTATCGTGTTTTTATCAGGGAGAAAATAATGACAACACCAAGGAAACAGATAAAGAGAGAGGCTAGAAGAGAGGAAAAGGCTGAAAAAGCTGCACTATTGGACCAGGTTATAACTTATGCTGCTGCCACACACTATAAATACACCCGAGCTATTAGTTATGTTCCCTAGTTCTCATAATGATTTGCTATTCTTTTGCAGAGCATTGAGAAAGAACTATTAGAACGCCTTAACAAAAATGTTTATGGAGATATATACAACTATCCCTTTAAACAATACCAAAAAGTTCTTGATGGGGCAGAGGTAGAGACtgaaagggaagaagaagaagaggaggaggaggtacTATCGTACAATCTGATCATTGCCCTCTTTTTGCATGGTCTAGTGTCTCAGTTATTAGTACTGAAATCCAAAGTATTTAATTTTAGGTCTATTTGAAAGTATATTTTATCATAATGTAAATGCTtttgtgcttggaaataagcaGGAACCTGAGATAGAATATGTTGAAGGCTATGATGAACTTGAAGAGGAAGATGATATAGAAGATTTTGCTGGTCTTGCAATGGACAATTCGCATGCAGATGACGATAATGGTACAGTACAACCATATTCTATTATTTTAACAGAATATGAAATGGAAGCATGCATATTGCATAGTCAGTACTAAAATTTCATAAGTCTAGTATTCATACTCTATATTGTACTCAATCGTGagtcaaaagaaaaaaggttcACCAGGCATTGTTAACTggtgaaaaaataataaaactacgGGAAAAATTTGCGTTAGTGTTCGTGTCTAGCAAATGGACTCAATAAAGGATTTTATTGTACAGTTGGAAGCGATGAAGAGGCAGTAGTTGCTCGCAAGAGAGGGCGAAAGGAATCTGCCTTTTCTTCTAAAAAGTTTGAGAAAGATGAACCTGCTGTCAAATCGAAGAAAAAGCCGAGGGTGCTTGTTGAGGTAATTCTAGTTACATTGTAAATTCGTCCAGTCTCATTGTTAGTTATGCTCTAATGCAACTTTAATCATATCTCTAAGTATGAAATCAGAAAATGGCGATTATATTTATAATAACTTATGGGCCATGATTTTGAAGAGGTGCAAACTTACTGGAACTCTGTTGTTGGTTTCAGACTTTCAGTATAGTTGTGTCGCTTATCttgagttgaaattattgatACATCACTCGAAGTAAAACTAGTAGTGCTGTCACCTAAGACTCACGCAAATCTACATTTCCTATTATGGGGATAGACTAAATGATCACGGGTTGGATTTCGATCTTTTCGTATGTTAAAACTTTGGTATCTCAGTAAATGGTCGGTAGAGCAGTGCCTTTAGTACAAATAATACCCCTTTTTTTGCTATAATGGGAAAATGACTAGAAATAACTTTCTATGTCCCCTATATCCACGTCTGTTGGGATGTGCACAACTCTTTCCCCCAATCTGAATCTGTTACTTATTTTATCAGGTGGAGCATGAAGATACTGGTGCTAGGCAAAAAGCAGTCCAGTGAGAGCTACTTCTTATTTCGTTATTTGATCTGTAAAAGACATGGTTGCAATGCTCTTCTGCTTGTTTGGTTGGTTGTCGGTTCGTCACAAAGCTTCCCGCGCAAAGAAGAAACTTGCTAAAGGAGACCAAGTTTCAAAGATTTTGCTAGCTTGGTATGTTGATTATCGTAGATTGTACTGCTAGCAGATTAATCTATAAATTAAGTCACAGATTGTACTGCTAGCTTTGGTGTCTTGTGTCTTTTCAGTGAGGATCTAGTTAGAGTTGGTAGGCGGCCAAGGGATATTTGTTATTGTTAGTCCTTTGGCCTTCTGGGTTGTAAACGTCTTCTGAAACAAAGAAATACAATTTTGTTCgaaggattttattttgtttatgaatCATTGCCCTCTTTATATTTGGATTGCATTCTTGTGATTTCTTCCGAATattcttgttatttttctttcactACGACACTCTAAAAAGTATAACGAGCTTGTACTtaaagggtgcgtttgttgcaccggactatctcggactggactaggttcagggactaagctggactggcttggACTAGACTAAGCAGGACTAACTttgtgaagcgtttggtgcagtgccggactaaattatttttaaaattcagatatttttcttttgttcattttaATTCTTTCTCCCTTATCTCTACCGTTCCTTTCCCTTCCCAACAAACAAAACTTTCCCAATTTTTCTCCAGTTCTCAGATGAAGAAAATCTGCCTTTACAATTTTGGtcaaatcccaaaaaaaaaacaccaatcaAGTTCATCTCGCAGTGTGCCGCCTTCTGAGGAAATGCATGACTGAATATGATCTTGGCTTGTGTTTGAATTTGTCGTCCGTCAAAGTGAAAAACTGAAAAATTCTGAGATTGGAAGGAGCGAAGATGGATCCAGTCCGTGTGTTACGAGACGACGAGGAGGTAGGCTCCACTCATCTCTCTACTCTCTTCCGTTCGAATTTTTATTGACTTTTTTTGCTCTGATTACATTTGTTCTTGCAAATTAGCTGCTTTAATTCACTTGTTCTTCCATGGGTGGGGATTGGAGTTGCAGACGGCAAGGGGTGGGTGGAGGAAGACGAGTCGTCGTCAGAGATGGTGCAGTCGTGCAGGACGAGCACGAGGACGCGGCGTGAGAGGGAAGACGAGGAAACGGGACTAGCAATCCCCTCCTTTTCGGGGGCTCTCGCTAAGCCCAGCTAACGAAGGATTTAGTCGGCACGAGTCCGACTTAATCCCACTAAACTCAATCCCGGCTTGCACCAAACAAGGGTTATTAGTCCTAGCTAGTCCAGTCCTAGCTAAGGAGGTCAAACAAACGAGGCCAAAGTGGTTAAGAGTGTCCACGCTTGCACTCGCCCACGGTTTGATGTGTGTCGAATTCCGAAATTGCTTTCAAAACCAACCTCCATCTCCTGCATACAACTTGCTCCTTCTGTTTTGACAAATAATAGGACGATAACACTATTCATAGAAATTAAGGAGGCGGGATTTGAATTTGGGTGCATGCTACTATAGTCAACTTGACAAAACTCAGGTATTCCGTGCTTGTGGCTGGTTTGGTCCCCTTCAAAAGGCATGTAATTATTCAAATTGAACTATATTGTAATTATTTGCTGGGCACTATTGGGCCAGAAGTTTGGGCTAAATTATATGATAGCAAGGCCTTCCCACTGGGATATATAGCCCAGAGCGCCCCTCCTCGAAATGCAGGTGAAGACAGTCAATTCAATTCCCTTTTATTTTTCCCAGCCAataaacattatccaaaacaaaATCTCCCCAATTGGCCTGTTGAAACCACCTTTTCTGCTAACTAGTTGGGATTTCACGATGAGGTGCATCCTGTTTCACCCAGCACTGCTTCCTCTGCACACCCAGCTAAACCAAAGACAGCAGCTGCTGGGTACGCATTCCACTAAACTTGCTGCTGCACCTGCACCACATAGGCAGCAGCACTTGCTCTCGTTAAGAACCAGGGCCATGCAAAACGCTGTTACTTTTCTTGGTGTCAGTCCCTCTGCCAATTCCGGTGGAGACATTTCTGTCCTCCTCCAAACTGGGTACTTGTTTTCTCACCTtccaagataaaatttcatttttccaaCCGTCAAATTCATGTTTTATCttctgtgtttttttttgggttttttgttgCAGCGGGGTGCTTCTTTTGGTTTACTTGCTTTCTAACTTCGTTGTGCCGGTTCTCGTTTCGAAATTTTTCGGGTTCGATAAGGtgggtgaagaagatgaagacgaTAACGACCTATTTAACAGGTGAAGACCAGCACAGGCCACAGCGGAAGGAAAATGGTTCCAAGAAAATGTCTGAGATTTTCTTTTATTGTAGTTGTTTTTTATTCACTGTAGAAGTTCGTTTTGGGTTAAAGTTGGGAGGGTACAAATAACAAATATGATTTCTAATGTGCTAACCTATTATTATATAACTTTATGATGAATAATACTTGCAGTTCATTCTCAGTCTTCACTTGCATTTAACGTATtttcattgtaaattttttataatctgGACCGTttaattttatacaaaaaatcattcaaataaaaaatcgtCTAGTTAtccaaatatatcaaataaatcaataaatcatcataaatatattatCTGGAACCTACACTGTTTAACTTGTCTTATGCAGTTTTGGGTCTACATTTGCTCAACACAATTTACAATTACCAGCAAAATCAAGCCTGTTTTTAATCAAAAAAGaggaaaggagaaaagaaaaaaatacctAAACAACCGTCCAATCACTTTCAACTGTATTCGAAGATTTTTCAGCAGGGGATGTGTTTTCAGGCTTAGGAGGcttttttgaaaataatgatGACTTGTTGTCGAAGAAACTCGAAAACGGTTGGCTACCGGGGCTCTTTAAGTTTTTCTGGTCCTTCGAACCTGATTTTCTCAACTGTCTGTCTTTACCACCAAAGTTGAGGGTAAGTCTCCTAAAACGCCCTTTTGGTTCTCCTGAAGGGGTCGTCGATTCTTCAGGCTGCTTCATTGCTCTTAGTGCTTCCTCTGGATTGACCAACATAGTCTCCACTGTTTCATATACCTGTACCAAGCATTGACCAAGAGAATATCAAACTCAAATTTGGGTACGCAAATAAATTTATATCCTTATTGCCCGAATCCCCCACCCTAAACCCCGAAAGaggaaaataataatttgaaatTATTTATAAAGATGTGATAGCTACCTAGGCATAGGTTAGAAGGATAGAGAACAGTTAAACAATCTAATTGTAGATGAACTCATCTTCTCTTATGATAACCTTGGCCGCCAAAAAATTACCAACAAATTTTATCTGAAAATATTTCATGAACAAAGTTTACTGTTGAAATAAtccttttttggttttttaaagCATTTGTTCTACGAGTGGATGACACCTTCGACATATATCTCTGATCGAGCATCCATGACTGCCATAATCACGTTTGTCGATGTATTCTTTACGAAGGCTTTATTATTCTAGACACTAGTCCAGTTGACATAAAATTATACCAATCAACCTTTGGTTTAGCAATATGGATCCATCATACCTGGCAAAGCTCATCAACCTTCTCAGTCCACGTGCTGCTTTGACAAGTGGAAACAACATATTCCTTGCACTCATAAAACAGCTTCGAAAAATCACTGCTCACAGATAGTTTAGCCTCAGCAATTACAAATCCTAAACCAAGCTGGATGTTGCAGAACGGGCATCATTAGAACAGTATAGAAACAGCGGCAATGTATTAAACGATGTTAAAAACAAGcaaaaataacaacataaaaaattgaatttaccAAAGAAACAAACAGCTGCTGAAAAAGCTCGGAAGGTGATATGTCCTCAAAACCATCCAGGATACCTTCCCTACAAGATTAATACACGATGCTATTAACGTTAGACAGTGGTGCTAAAACCAGAAAAAGGTGTGGCAAAATGAGCACTAGTTCTTCCAACTTACACTGCTAAATCCTCATCAAAGAGGGGTGCTTGTTTAACTGCTGGAACTGGTTTGGATGTATCCCAAAACTCACGCCACAAATTGCCTAACATCAAAGCATAACCGTATGAAATTTCAAATGAGATTTAAATATATGGTGGTACTTCCTACTTTAAGATGCACGTATGCATTGTAAAGGTTAAAAGATAATCACATAAAATGGCTAAGCATCCTTATTCTAGGCAATAATATGATAGACTGGTTACCTTCTAAGCAATTTCTcccatatatacatatatagagTACCAAACCAAAGTATTATTATAAGCGAAGTAATTTGCAGTCTGTTATGCATTCGACATCCTCTTATTGTTAACTTGGATATACAAAGCTGTTATGTGACATAAACAATATAGAAATGGAACAACGAAAAAAGGTGGCACCTTCTTTTTGCATTCGGCTACTGAGATAGCCTCTTGTGGACAATTCATCACTACCATCGAACAAGTCTTTAGCCTCATCAATTGGCTCAGTCTCTGTCCAGTCAGGAGGGGAGTGCCATCTCACAAAGTCTTCCAAAATACAACCAGGATTTGCAGCCTGCATATGATAAATGTCAGAGATTAGTTAACTTGAACAGTCAACACACACCATTCAGTGAATCTACAAAATAAGCTTTCATTAGTGAAAACCTTGAAAGCCTGCATGTCAGAGAGAAGTTGAGAACATCCAGCACCAACGCTGACCATAAAGAAAAGGCAAATTGTCAAAAAATATACCTAGATTAATAAGGATAATAGGATGCAAGTTTATTGTGATTAATATGTATATGTACAGTTCTTctcaaaaagcaaaaaaaatatgtatatgtACAGAGAACTAGGAAAAATAAACAAGTCACTTTAAGCAAAATGCCAAATgttacttgaaaacaaaaaGTGACTAAGAATTAACTCAAATACAGACCTTCCTGTTCGAAGCACAAACTCCTCATTTTCTTTGATAAGATCTTCAGTAAGCAAAGGTACTTCCTACATATAATAATGTGCATATATGATATAATCTCAAATAATGTGGCAAGTTAAAACAGTTTTCCTTGAAAGACAAAGCTATTAAAACATACCTGGGTCACAGGGGAGTACACAGGTTCACCAGTTTCCAACATTGTCAGGTTGCCAGATGGGCTATCAGCACCTAATCGGAGGACAAGTTCCCCAGTGCTTAACTTAGCATACAAAATAGGGCATGCAGGATTGTCTTTGGAAAGAGCAGAATCTTCTGCATTTGGACTAGCTTCCCTTATTACAAAGTCTAACGTTTCAGTGGCGATATCACGACGCCTTTTCCTGGAAACACAACAGTTCATAACTTGCAGCCGCTGATACAAAAGACAGGAATTCAGATCTGGAATCTCATCGAAGGGAATGCTAGGCACATGTTGTTCCTCAGACCAAATTCTTCTCAGCTGCATGTGAAGGAAATATCAAATCAACAAAACATTAATGATACAACAGCATATTAGGTATTCAATTTCAGTGGAGGAAGTATATATAAGcataaaaaacccagaaaatttaAGATGGAAAACTTTCTGGCTAGACATCTACTCAGCAGGATTATATTGCATGAAAATGTGATAAGCCAGGATAATATTGTACCTTAAGGCTGAAACAGAACccaatttcttctttttcagtTTAAGATAATAAGTTTATACTCAAGATCACAAAATACTACCTAGACCTTATTCAAAGAGAAGTGTACTTCCAgaaaatatataacatgttatgGTTACAATACAGGAAGCCAGAAGTGTCGGCtcatatttctctttttttttcttttcattgtaAGTCATTGGAAAAAGCTCAAACAACTCATACTTATGGTATACAGAACTTACTTCAACAACAAATCTGCACCAAAACAGAGTCATTTTCTTGAGGGTTCTGAAGCTCCCAATGACTTCAGCTAACTTAACAACAAGGCTTTCAGGAGGAGCACCATGAATATCTCTTGGCAAAGATGCTGTGGTAATTGCCTCCGAACCAGAATCAATCTTCCGTCTTAGAAAACTCCCCTCTGCGAATATCTTGCAAATATTACAACGGAAGTGAAAGATCATAACACGataatgaaaaacaaaacagGACTAAGAAGAACCAAAAGGAAGTAACTGTCATGAGGTCACCTAACGT
This window of the Malus domestica chromosome 03, GDT2T_hap1 genome carries:
- the LOC103428612 gene encoding uncharacterized protein isoform X1 codes for the protein MESPSFVSKARTAFHSAAAKAERVLSDLKPDRDSDKQSPRNSIDYADYESPREDGESKGSHESKHLRWRPPNIGTKQDWQDRFRHIGIGKKGGEDTEKAENSSMAVHFYDENLYLLNMKNDMEAKGAEMIPSVESLVSDNIVIPPLSVMRQLATAVEAGKKSKSLKDFLASSGSSSPVRERAGLSLSAVKSLVLREKDEKPSDFCSNEKVLALIHALFDAEGSFLRRKIDSGSEAITTASLPRDIHGAPPESLVVKLAEVIGSFRTLKKMTLFWCRFVVELRRIWSEEQHVPSIPFDEIPDLNSCLLYQRLQVMNCCVSRKRRRDIATETLDFVIREASPNAEDSALSKDNPACPILYAKLSTGELVLRLGADSPSGNLTMLETGEPVYSPVTQEVPLLTEDLIKENEEFVLRTGSVGAGCSQLLSDMQAFKAANPGCILEDFVRWHSPPDWTETEPIDEAKDLFDGSDELSTRGYLSSRMQKEGNLWREFWDTSKPVPAVKQAPLFDEDLAVEGILDGFEDISPSELFQQLFVSLLGLGFVIAEAKLSVSSDFSKLFYECKEYVVSTCQSSTWTEKVDELCQVYETVETMLVNPEEALRAMKQPEESTTPSGEPKGRFRRLTLNFGGKDRQLRKSGSKDQKNLKSPGSQPFSSFFDNKSSLFSKKPPKPENTSPAEKSSNTVESDWTVV
- the LOC103428612 gene encoding uncharacterized protein isoform X2, whose amino-acid sequence is MIPSVESLVSDNIVIPPLSVMRQLATAVEAGKKSKSLKDFLASSGSSSPVRERAGLSLSAVKSLVLREKDEKPSDFCSNEKVLALIHALFDAEGSFLRRKIDSGSEAITTASLPRDIHGAPPESLVVKLAEVIGSFRTLKKMTLFWCRFVVELRRIWSEEQHVPSIPFDEIPDLNSCLLYQRLQVMNCCVSRKRRRDIATETLDFVIREASPNAEDSALSKDNPACPILYAKLSTGELVLRLGADSPSGNLTMLETGEPVYSPVTQEVPLLTEDLIKENEEFVLRTGSVGAGCSQLLSDMQAFKAANPGCILEDFVRWHSPPDWTETEPIDEAKDLFDGSDELSTRGYLSSRMQKEGNLWREFWDTSKPVPAVKQAPLFDEDLAVEGILDGFEDISPSELFQQLFVSLLGLGFVIAEAKLSVSSDFSKLFYECKEYVVSTCQSSTWTEKVDELCQVYETVETMLVNPEEALRAMKQPEESTTPSGEPKGRFRRLTLNFGGKDRQLRKSGSKDQKNLKSPGSQPFSSFFDNKSSLFSKKPPKPENTSPAEKSSNTVESDWTVV
- the LOC103428629 gene encoding uncharacterized protein, which codes for MQHDEVIWQVIRHKHCSYMSKIETGIFCRNPYNVTGICNRSSCPLANSRYATIRDHDGVFYLYMKTIERAHMPNKLWERVKLPRNYEKALEIIDKHLMYWPKFLVHKTKQRLTKMTQMRIRMRKLALKTREKIMTTPRKQIKREARREEKAEKAALLDQSIEKELLERLNKNVYGDIYNYPFKQYQKVLDGAEVETEREEEEEEEEEPEIEYVEGYDELEEEDDIEDFAGLAMDNSHADDDNVGSDEEAVVARKRGRKESAFSSKKFEKDEPAVKSKKKPRVLVEVEHEDTGARQKAVQ